The Panicum virgatum strain AP13 chromosome 5K, P.virgatum_v5, whole genome shotgun sequence genome has a window encoding:
- the LOC120705635 gene encoding protein MALE DISCOVERER 2-like isoform X2 has protein sequence MFRRNLTGQELAGTLAPEIGSLRRLKSLLLPKNNFRGWIPREFVGLSALEVLDLSSNNLDGTIPEELRAMPLLKQLSLHDNQFQEGVSSFTIQEIVDDQSGCLSRKLGCWSDFKDWISLSGLREKYYTNVPSFSEAHIMQNLQSFASAMRRRILSEADNLPALLGNDAKSSALENTKEIQRPPDVLSLGSGSFPAFPKSYGQALSPLVPEAIDATALQQLSTEVAKSTDVEMSDTKYSKWAYLITIPAAILLVSLIVLILLVWRKRGRTPIAPWRTGLSGPIQKALVTGVSKLNRVELEAACEDFSNIINTYQSCTVFKGILSGGNEIGVVSTVISSSKDWSRSAETCFKKKIDTLSRVNHKNFVNLLGYCHENEPFMRMMVFEFAAQGNLSQHLHLKEFEDLDWAVRMRVIMGIVYCLEYMHHELNPPVAIHDVRSDSIFISDDYAAKLADVGMWSEFAAKAKAGKEDGSSSRSEAPPDLPGNVYCFGAFMIEVISGRLPESEDHRPMCSWASEYLKDKNYIKLVDESVKEHKSNELEAVCEVIEECIDPEPTRRPTMRDVVGKLRTALGISPESAAPRLSPLWWAELELLSVKST, from the exons ATGTTTAGACG AAACCTAACAGGTCAAGAATTGGCCGGGACTCTTGCTCCTGAAATCGGAAGCCTTCGACGCCTGAAATCACT TTTACTTCCAAAGAACAACTTCCGTGGGTGGATTCCCAGAGAATTCGTAGGGTTATCTGCTCTAGAAGTGCTAGATTTGAGCAGCAACAACTTGGATGGAACAATTCCAGAGGAACTAAGGGCAATGCCACTTCTCAAACAACT ATCACTTCATGATAACCAGTTCCAAGAAGGTGTCTCTTCTTTCACCATCCAAGAGATAGTTGATGACCAGTCAGGATGCTTGAGCAGAAAACTAGGATGCTG GTCAGACTTCAAGGATTGGATATCTCTCAGTGGCCTCCGAGAGAAATATTACACCAATGTACCAA GTTTCAGTGAGGCACACATCATGCAGAATTTGCAGTCTTTTGCAAGTGCCATGCGCCGCAGGATTCTCAGTGAAGCTGACAACCTGCCTGCTCTTTTGGGGAACGATGCTAAATCTTCTGCTCTGGAAAATACAAAAGAAATTCAAAGACCTCCTGATGTGCTTTCTCTAGGAAGCGGTTCATTCCCTGCATTTCCTAAGTCATATGGCCAAGCTCTGTCACCTTTGGTTCCGGAAGCAATTGATGCTACCGCATTGCAGCAGCTGTCTACAGAAGTGGCCAAGTCCACTGATGTTGAGATGTCTGATACAAAATACAGCAAGTGGGCATATCTGATCACAATTCCAGCTGCAATATtgctagttagtctgatagttTTGATACTTTTGGTTTGGCGGAAGCGAGGTCGTACACCAATAGCCCCTTGGAGAACAGGGCTAAGTGGCCCTATTCAGAAGGCACTTGTAACAG GTGTTTCAAAATTGAACAGAGTTGAGCTTGAAGCTGCTTGTGAGGATTTCAGCAATATCATCAATACTTATCAATCCTGCACTGTATTCAAGGGGATATTATCAGGCGGCAATGAGATCGGTGTTGTCTCCACTGTCATATCATCGAGCAAAGACTGGTCTAGGAGTGCAGAAACGTGCTTCAAGAAAAAG ATAGATACACTGTCAAGAGTTAACCACAAGAACTTTGTCAATCTCCTCGGCTATTGCCACGAAAATGAGCCTTTCATGAGAATGATGGTGTTTGAGTTTGCTGCACAGGGCAATCTCTCACAGCATCTTCACC TCAAAGAATTTGAGGATCTGGACTGGGCTGTGAGGATGAGAGTCATCATGGGCATTGTGTACTGCCTCGAATATATGCACCATGAGCTAAATCCTCCCGTTGCAATACATGATGTGCGGTCCGACTCAATCTTCATTTCAGATGATTATGCTGCTAAG CTGGCAGATGTTGGTATGTGGAGTGAATTCGCCGCCAAAGCAAAGGCTGGGAAGgaggacggcagcagcagccgctcTGAAGCTCCTCCGGATCTCCCGGGCAACGTCTATTGCTTCGGCGCGTTTATGATCGAGGTCATATCTGGGAGGCTTCCTGAATCCGAGGATCACAGACCCATGTGCAGCTGG GCTTCTGAATATCTGAAAGACAAGAACTACATCAAGCTCGTTGACGAGTCGGTGAAGGAGCACAAGAGCAACGAGCTGGAGGCCGTCTGCGAGGTGATCGAGGAGTGCATCGACCCCGAACCGACGCGGCGGCCGACGATGAGAGACGTCGTGGGCAAACTGCGAACTGCTCTTGGCATCTCGCCTGAGTCAGCGGCGCCGCGGCTGTCGCCGCTCTGGTGGGCGGAGCTGGAGCTACTGTCGGTGAAGTCAACTTAG
- the LOC120705634 gene encoding peptide-N4-(N-acetyl-beta-glucosaminyl)asparagine amidase A-like, giving the protein MAASCVHLALLLCLMIPATVASPRRLRESPADASRPTTFFEVDRPLRPPSGSSGPCSTLLLSSSFGSTFAKPPATAAYSPPRCLVAVGGRASAISLAVLEWRAACRGAQLDRIFGVWLGGAELLRGSTAAPPPDGIAWSVSKDVTKYASLLAAGRSTLAVYLGNLVNSTLTGVYRANVTLHLYLCRAPAATRPLPATAPADIVVPVSRALPSNGGGLWHQIRSADDVQSTSVALPSNTYRAVLELYVSSHGDDESWYTNQPGYRNGPFREVTVRVDGVLAGVAWPFPVIYPGGIYPLLWRPIAPIGSFNLPTYDVELTPLLGKLLDGKAHELGFAVTNALDAWYVGANLHLWLDPGSTATTAGLTSYVAPAANATSSQSGDPVDTHHHATASRLFSAAGWVASSYGNITTNATQTFGLEYTLTFETLDRTTVARAGVSAADHAGDVLYSVQARRSSPLGWLYEQGRLTVTHGLDETTVAAGGWWTGPGYRSLRTTQSSVVEDEEGGGKSWGVRQVYRYEATGGCYFRNVTSSGYGIVSDHSNEVCVKGTSSGGGAVSVSAAGAAS; this is encoded by the coding sequence ATGGCCGCGTCCTGCGTTcacctcgccctcctcctctgttTGATGATCCCAGCCACCGTCGCCTCACCTCGGCGCTTGCGCGAATCCCCGGCCGACGCGTCGCGGCCGACCACCTTCTTCGAGGTGGaccgcccgctccgcccgccgTCGGGCAGCTCCGGCCCGTGCTCCACGCtcctgctctcgagctccttCGGGTCCACCTTCGCCaagccgcccgccaccgccgcgtacTCCCCGCCGCGCTGCCTCGTCGCGGTGGGCGGGCGCGCCTCGGCGATCTCCCTCGCCGTTCTCGAGTGGCGCGCCGCCTGCCGGGGAGCCCAGCTCGACAGGATCTTCGGCGTCTGGCTCGGCGGCGCCGAGCTCCTCCGCGgcagcaccgccgcgccgccgccggacggcATCGCCTGGTCCGTCTCCAAGGACGTGACCAAGTACGcgtccctcctcgccgccggcaggtCCACGCTCGCCGTCTACCTCGGCAACCTCGTCAACAGCACGCTCACCGGTGTGTACCGTGCCAACGTGACGCTCCACCTCTACCTctgccgcgcgccggcggcgacgaggccgcTCCCCGCCACGGCTCCCGCCGACATCGTCGTCCCGGTGTCGAGAGCCCTGCCTTCGAACGGCGGCGGGCTGTGGCACCAGATCCGGAGCGCCGACGACGTGCAGTCCACGAGCGTCGCGCTGCCGTCCAACACCTACCGCGCGGTTCTCGAGCTCTACGTCTCGTCCCACGGGGACGACGAGTCGTGGTACACGAACCAGCCCGGGTACCGCAACGGCCCGTTCCGCGAGGTCACCGTCCGCGTCGacggcgtcctcgccggcgtGGCGTGGCCGTTCCCCGTCATCTACCCCGGCGGCATCTACCCCCTCCTCTGGCGGCCCATCGCCCCCATCGGCTCGTTCAACCTCCCGACGTACGACGTCGAGCTGACGCCGCTGCTGGGTAAGCTGCTGGACGGCAAGGCGCACGAGCTCGGGTTCGCGGTGACCAACGCCCTGGACGCGTGGTACGTCGGCGCCAACCTCCACCTCTGGCTGGACCCCGGCAGCACGGCGACGACGGCAGGCCTCACGAGCTACgtcgcgccggcggcgaacgcGACGTCCTCGCAGTCCGGCGACCCTGTGGACACCCACCACCACGCGACGGCCAGCCGGCTCTTCTCCGCCGCCGGGTGGGTGGCGTCGTCGTACGGGAACATCACGACCAACGCCACGCAGACGTTCGGCCTCGAGTACACGCTCACCTTCGAGACGCTGGACCGGACCAccgtcgcgcgcgccggcgtcTCCGCCGCGGACCACGCCGGCGATGTCCTGTACTCGGTGCAGGCGCGCCGGAGCTCCCCGCTCGGATGGCTGTACGAGCAGGGTCGGCTGACCGTCACGCACGGGCTGGACGAGACGACGGTGGCCGCCGGCGGGTGGTGGACGGGGCCCGGGTACCGGTCGCTGCGCACCACGCAGAGCAGCGTCgtggaggacgaggagggggGCGGGAAGTCGTGGGGCGTCCGGCAGGTGTACAGGTACGAGGCCACCGGCGGGTGCTACTTCAGGAACGTGACCAGCAGCGGTTACGGCATCGTGTCGGACCACTCCAATGAGGTCTGCGTGAAGGGGACTTCTTCCGGAGGCGGCGCTGTCAGTGTCAGTGCAGCCGGCGCTGCCAGCTGA
- the LOC120709419 gene encoding uncharacterized protein LOC120709419, whose amino-acid sequence MSASSPASRSLLLCLSLALLSHFAAALPRDLRFSAEDIAAVEAALPRHRRSSRTTFFEVDRPLRPPKGSSGPCSTLLLSHAFAFTLTKPPVTAAYSPPSCLRGAGAVSLAVLEWRAECRGVQYDRVFGVWVGGAEILRGSTAEPKPGGVAWSVSKDVTRYAPLLAAGNATLAVYLGNLIDDTYNGVYHANLTLHLYFRRAGRARPPPPQPAAADVVVPISRSLPLNDGLWFVVQNATDVQSTRLAVPANAYRAVLEVYVSSHYADEFWYMNTPEQNGPFREVTVHLDGDIVGAVWPFPVIYTGGINPLIWRPITSIGSFNFPTYDIELTPFLGKFLDGEQHELGFAVTNAQNSWYVDANLHLWLDPRSSKTTGGLIAYDAPKLAGSIVSRSADGIDGEYEATASRNITATGWVSSSRGNVTTTFTQRLGFANTNVVSGHGSAQAINQTTDALTDVAGGGAAAQQRVQQSFPLYIFLGGDGSGTPSQRLMRSVEIGFEESRVRGGGAATSTLRNEQAAAAEVTLRDDAVVGASWRMHQTYAYGASDGGCYLRNVSSVGYDVLFDHYDASCAGTRGRPAGPMVQRATGQWGSLPDSSTSTAPSCSPLPTMAPPAAAASSILLLLLLLVALLHPAAAAAGAARHRHRLGASLRAAPPAASQQPTTFFEVDRPIRPPRGSAGPCSALLLSGTFGATYGRPPATAAYAPPACLAAARARGAALALAVLEWSADCRGRQFDRIFGVWLSGAELLRSCTAEPRPNGILWSVSRDVTRYAALLAEPGEVAVYLGNLVDKTYTGVYHANLTLHLYFHAAPPPPPQQQQQADLILPISRSLPLNDGQWFAIQNSTDVQSKTLAIPSNTYRAVLEVFVSFHSSDEFWYTNPPNDYIQANNLSDVPGNGAFREVVARVDGEVVGAVWPFTVIYTGGVNPLLWRPITGIGSFNLPTYDIDITPFLGKLLDGKEHDFGFGVTDALDVWYIDANLHLWLDHKSEKTTGSLISYDASGLDFNVNSEFSGLDGQFVTSASRHISATGWVKSSYGEVTTSFYQRFSYENSNVFRKNGTVQIVNQTIDAKSGIFVKDTSSVLLSGEFHEVFPLYLYTGTSDKVGDEYSLDSLVKFGINEKKTSGGKVGFSFSSLRNTQSARGTMRVKKNLVVSGLGKTHQVYKYVGTDGCYLRDVSSRNYTILFDRFDDSCSKGANSGASTKLNDQSARRKLLVNKL is encoded by the exons ATGTCGGCGTCCTCCCCTGCCTCCCGCTCGCTCCTCCTCTGCCTCAGCCTCGCCCTGCTCTCCCacttcgccgccgccttgcctcgCGACCTCCGCTTCTCCGCCGAGGACATCgccgcggtggaggcggcgctgccgcGCCACAGGAGGTCGTCGAGGACCACCTTCTTCGAGGTCGACCGCCCGCTGCGCCCGCCCAAGGGGAGCTCGGGGCCCTGCTCCACGCTCCTGCTCTCGCACGCCTTCGCCTTCACGCTCACCAAGCCGCCCGTCACCGCGGCGTACTCGCCGCCGAGCTGCCTgcggggcgccggcgccgtctcgCTCGCGGTGCTCGAGTGGCGCGCCGAGTGCCGCGGGGTGCAGTACGACCGCGTCTTCGGCGTCTGGGTCGGCGGCGCCGAGATTCTGCGGGGGAGCACCGCGGAGCCGAAgcccggcggcgtggcgtggtcGGTGTCCAAGGACGTCACGAGGTacgcgccgctcctcgccgccggcaacgcCACGCTCGCCGTGTACCTCGGCAACCTCATCGACGACACCTACAACGGCGTCTACCACGCCAACCTCACGCTCCACCTCTACTTCCGCCGCgccgggcgcgcgcggccgccgccaccgcagccggcggcggccgacgtcGTCGTCCCCATCTCGAGGAGCCTGCCGCTCAACGACGGGCTCTGGTTCGTGGTCCAGAACGCCACCGACGTGCAGTCCACGCGCCTGGCAGTGCCGGCCAACGCGTACCGCGCGGTGCTCGAGGTCTACGTGTCGTCCCACTACGCCGACGAGTTCTGGTACATGAACACGCCGGAGCAGAACGGGCCGTTCCGCGAGGTCACCGTCCATCTCGACGGCGACATCGTCGGCGCGGTGTGGCCGTTCCCCGTGATCTACACCGGCGGAATCAACCCCCTCATCTGGCGCCCCATCACCAGCATTGGGTCCTTCAACTTCCCCACCTACGACATCGAGCTCACGCCCTTCTTGGGCAAGTTCCTGGACGGCGAGCAGCACGAGCTCGGGTTCGCGGTGACCAACGCGCAGAACTCCTGGTACGTGGACGCCAACCTCCACCTCTGGCTCGACCCCAGGAGCTCCAAGACCACCGGCGGCCTCATCGCGTACGACGCACCGAAGCTCGCCGGCAGCATCGTCTCGCGCTCCGCGGACGGCATCGACGGCGAGTACGAGGCGACGGCGAGCCGCAACATCACGGCCACGGGGTGGGTGAGCTCGTCCCGCGGCAACGTGACCACGACGTTCACGCAGCGGCTCGGCTTCGCGAACACGAACGTGGTGAGCGGCCACGGCAGCGCGCAGGCGATCAACCAGACGACGGACGCGCTGACCGACGTCGCCGGCGGGGGTGCGGCCGCGCAGCAGCGGGTGCAGCAGAGCTTCCCGCTCTACATCTTCCtgggcggcgacggcagcggcacGCCCTCGCAGCGGCTGATGCGGAGCGTGGAGATCGGGTTCGAGGAGTCGCGcgtccggggcggcggcgccgcgacgAGCACGCTGCGGaacgagcaggcggcggcggcggaggtgacgCTCCGGGACGACGCCGTGGTGGGCGCGTCGTGGCGGATGCACCAGACGTACGCGTACGGCGCCTCCGACGGCGGCTGCTACCTGAGGAACGTGAGCAGCGTCGGGTACGACGTGCTTTTCGACCATTACGACGCGTCGTGCGCCGGCACGCGCGGCCGC CCTGCGGGCCCCATGGTTCAGAGGGCCACAGGTCAGTGGGGGAGTCTCCCAGACTCATCCACCTCAACCGCCCCCTCGTGCTCGCCGCTCCCAACAATGGCGCCACCCGCGGCTGCCGCCTCgagcatcctcctcctcctcctcctcctcgtcgcgctcctccaccccgccgcggcggccgcgggcgccgcgcgGCACAGGCACCGCCTCGGCGCGTCCttgcgcgccgccccgcccgccgcgtCGCAGCAGCCGACCACCTTCTTCGAGGTGGACCGCCCGATCCGCCCGCCGCGCGGCAGCGCGGGGCCCTGCTCCGCGCTGCTCCTCTCCGGTACCTTCGGCGCCACCTACGGCCGcccccccgccaccgccgcctacgcgccgccggcctgcctcgccgccgcgcgggcccgcggcgcggcgctcgcgctcgccgtgCTCGAGTGGAGCGCCGACTGCCGCGGCCGCCAGTTCGACCGCATCTTCGGCGTCTGGCTCTCCGGCGCCGAGCTGCTCCGCAGCTGCACCGCCGAGCCGCGGCCCAACGGCATCCTCTGGTCCGTATCCCGCGACGTCACCAGGTACGCCGCCCTCCTCGCGGAGCCCGGTGAGGTCGCGGTGTACCTCGGGAACCTCGTCGACAAGACGTACACCGGCGTCTACCACGCCAACCTCACGCTCCACCTCTActtccacgccgccccgccgccaccgccgcagcaacagcagcaggccGATCTGATTCTGCCCATCTCAAGGAGCCTGCCTTTGAACGACGGGCAGTGGTTCGCCATCCAGAATTCCACCGATGTGCAGTCCAAGACGCTCGCCATTCCGTCAAACACCTACCGGGCGGTCCTTGAGGTGTTCGTTTCCTTCCACTCCAGCGACGAGTTCTGGTACACCAATCCTCCCAATGATTACATTCAGGCGAATAACTTGTCCGACGTTCCCGGCAACGGTGCATTCAGGGAAGTTGTAGCTAGGGTGGATGGTGAAGTTGTCGGTGCTGTTTGGCCATTCACTGTGATTTACACCGGCGGTGTCAATCCGCTTCTATGGCGACCAATCACCGGAATTGGCTCATTCAATCTCCCGACATATGACATTGACATCACACCATTCTTGGGCAAGCTCCTGGACGGTAAGGAGCATGATTTTGGGTTTGGCGTTACAGATGCTCTTGATGTGTGGTACATTGATGCCAATTTGCATCTATGGTTGGATCACAAGAGTGAGAAGACAACTGGGAGCTTGATCAGCTATGATGCATCTGGATTGGACTTTAATGTGAACTCTGAATTCAGTGGGTTAGATGGGCAGTTTGTGACAAGTGCAAGTCGGCATATCTCTGCAACTGGATGGGTGAAATCGTCATACGGGGAGGTCACCACAAGTTTCTACCAGAGATTCAGCTATGAAAACAGCAATGTGTTTAGAAAAAACGGCACTGTGCAAATCGTGAACCAAACCATCGATGCAAAATCTGGCATTTTTGTCAAGGATACTTCTTCTGTACTTCTCTCCGGGGAGTTTCATGAGGTCTTCCCACTGTATCTTTATACTGGAACCTCAGATAAAGTGGGTGATGAGTACTCATTGGATTCACTTGTCAAATTTGGTATCAATGAGAAGAAGACATCTGGTGGGAAAGTGGGCTTCTCGTTCAGTTCTCTGCGGAACACGCAGTCGGCACGTGGCACAATGAGGGTGAAGAAGAATTTGGTAGTCAGTGGATTGGGGAAGACCCATCAGGTTTATAAGTATGTGGGAACTGATGGATGCTATCTCAGGGATGTGAGCAGCAGGAACTACACTATACTTTTCGACCGCTTTGATGATTCTTGTTCAAAAGGAGCAAATAGCGGGGCCAGCACGAAGTTGAACGATCAGTCAGCAAGAAGAAAGTTGCTGGTGAACAAACTGTAA
- the LOC120705635 gene encoding protein MALE DISCOVERER 2-like isoform X1 encodes MGVRQVLHHGSGLQLLFFFLMLLQAQAGRGAASINGEGLALLELKARVEADPHGAFQDWDPMDKSPCSWPGVRCLDGKVEILNLTGQELAGTLAPEIGSLRRLKSLLLPKNNFRGWIPREFVGLSALEVLDLSSNNLDGTIPEELRAMPLLKQLSLHDNQFQEGVSSFTIQEIVDDQSGCLSRKLGCWSDFKDWISLSGLREKYYTNVPSFSEAHIMQNLQSFASAMRRRILSEADNLPALLGNDAKSSALENTKEIQRPPDVLSLGSGSFPAFPKSYGQALSPLVPEAIDATALQQLSTEVAKSTDVEMSDTKYSKWAYLITIPAAILLVSLIVLILLVWRKRGRTPIAPWRTGLSGPIQKALVTGVSKLNRVELEAACEDFSNIINTYQSCTVFKGILSGGNEIGVVSTVISSSKDWSRSAETCFKKKIDTLSRVNHKNFVNLLGYCHENEPFMRMMVFEFAAQGNLSQHLHLKEFEDLDWAVRMRVIMGIVYCLEYMHHELNPPVAIHDVRSDSIFISDDYAAKLADVGMWSEFAAKAKAGKEDGSSSRSEAPPDLPGNVYCFGAFMIEVISGRLPESEDHRPMCSWASEYLKDKNYIKLVDESVKEHKSNELEAVCEVIEECIDPEPTRRPTMRDVVGKLRTALGISPESAAPRLSPLWWAELELLSVKST; translated from the exons ATGGGTGTGCGGCAGGTGCTTCATCACGGCTCGGGACTCCAGCTACTGTTTTTCTTCCTCATGCTGCTCCAGGCACAGGCCGGCCGGGGTGCGGCTTCGATCAACGGTGAAG GACTGGCGTTGCTGGAACTGAAGGCGAGAGTGGAGGCTGATCCCCATGGTGCCTTCCAGGATTGGGATCCCATGGACAAGAGCCCGTGCAGCTGGCCCGGCGTGCGATGTTTAGACGGTAAAGTAGAGATTCT AAACCTAACAGGTCAAGAATTGGCCGGGACTCTTGCTCCTGAAATCGGAAGCCTTCGACGCCTGAAATCACT TTTACTTCCAAAGAACAACTTCCGTGGGTGGATTCCCAGAGAATTCGTAGGGTTATCTGCTCTAGAAGTGCTAGATTTGAGCAGCAACAACTTGGATGGAACAATTCCAGAGGAACTAAGGGCAATGCCACTTCTCAAACAACT ATCACTTCATGATAACCAGTTCCAAGAAGGTGTCTCTTCTTTCACCATCCAAGAGATAGTTGATGACCAGTCAGGATGCTTGAGCAGAAAACTAGGATGCTG GTCAGACTTCAAGGATTGGATATCTCTCAGTGGCCTCCGAGAGAAATATTACACCAATGTACCAA GTTTCAGTGAGGCACACATCATGCAGAATTTGCAGTCTTTTGCAAGTGCCATGCGCCGCAGGATTCTCAGTGAAGCTGACAACCTGCCTGCTCTTTTGGGGAACGATGCTAAATCTTCTGCTCTGGAAAATACAAAAGAAATTCAAAGACCTCCTGATGTGCTTTCTCTAGGAAGCGGTTCATTCCCTGCATTTCCTAAGTCATATGGCCAAGCTCTGTCACCTTTGGTTCCGGAAGCAATTGATGCTACCGCATTGCAGCAGCTGTCTACAGAAGTGGCCAAGTCCACTGATGTTGAGATGTCTGATACAAAATACAGCAAGTGGGCATATCTGATCACAATTCCAGCTGCAATATtgctagttagtctgatagttTTGATACTTTTGGTTTGGCGGAAGCGAGGTCGTACACCAATAGCCCCTTGGAGAACAGGGCTAAGTGGCCCTATTCAGAAGGCACTTGTAACAG GTGTTTCAAAATTGAACAGAGTTGAGCTTGAAGCTGCTTGTGAGGATTTCAGCAATATCATCAATACTTATCAATCCTGCACTGTATTCAAGGGGATATTATCAGGCGGCAATGAGATCGGTGTTGTCTCCACTGTCATATCATCGAGCAAAGACTGGTCTAGGAGTGCAGAAACGTGCTTCAAGAAAAAG ATAGATACACTGTCAAGAGTTAACCACAAGAACTTTGTCAATCTCCTCGGCTATTGCCACGAAAATGAGCCTTTCATGAGAATGATGGTGTTTGAGTTTGCTGCACAGGGCAATCTCTCACAGCATCTTCACC TCAAAGAATTTGAGGATCTGGACTGGGCTGTGAGGATGAGAGTCATCATGGGCATTGTGTACTGCCTCGAATATATGCACCATGAGCTAAATCCTCCCGTTGCAATACATGATGTGCGGTCCGACTCAATCTTCATTTCAGATGATTATGCTGCTAAG CTGGCAGATGTTGGTATGTGGAGTGAATTCGCCGCCAAAGCAAAGGCTGGGAAGgaggacggcagcagcagccgctcTGAAGCTCCTCCGGATCTCCCGGGCAACGTCTATTGCTTCGGCGCGTTTATGATCGAGGTCATATCTGGGAGGCTTCCTGAATCCGAGGATCACAGACCCATGTGCAGCTGG GCTTCTGAATATCTGAAAGACAAGAACTACATCAAGCTCGTTGACGAGTCGGTGAAGGAGCACAAGAGCAACGAGCTGGAGGCCGTCTGCGAGGTGATCGAGGAGTGCATCGACCCCGAACCGACGCGGCGGCCGACGATGAGAGACGTCGTGGGCAAACTGCGAACTGCTCTTGGCATCTCGCCTGAGTCAGCGGCGCCGCGGCTGTCGCCGCTCTGGTGGGCGGAGCTGGAGCTACTGTCGGTGAAGTCAACTTAG